In Chelonia mydas isolate rCheMyd1 chromosome 10, rCheMyd1.pri.v2, whole genome shotgun sequence, a single window of DNA contains:
- the RPUSD1 gene encoding RNA pseudouridylate synthase domain-containing protein 1, with product MEPGSIDNLSILYQSSDFIVVNKHWDVRIDSKMWYEKLTLQSQLKYRFPELADPDTYYGFRFCHQLDFSTSGALCVALNKAAAGSAYKCFKERMVTKAYLALVRGHVSESRMTIRYAIGKNTTEGMTHMMCIEGTEGCENPKPCQSELSVLEHGSYSGDPATKVLLQPLTGRTHQLRVHCSAAGHPIVGDFTYSFKKDSNPYRMMLHASYLRIPTRKELIEVNAPDPFLTSLDSNWVPHHTVHRLDEMLQELKDKTIRVEEEERNQEALLRSGGEEMPSKAKSLETEEERAQCEQWLAEWALA from the exons ATGGAGCCGGGCAGCATTGATAACTTGTCCATCCTGTACCAGAGCTCTGACTTCATTGTGGTCAACAAGCACTGGGATGTTCGCATCGACAGCAAGATGTGGTATGAGAAGCTGACCCTGCAGAGCCAGCTGAAGTACCGTTTCCCAGAGCTGGCTGACCCAGACACGTATTATGGCTTCAG GTTTTGCCACCAGCTAGACTTTTCCACCAGTGGGGCCCTCTGCGTTGCTCTCAATAAAGCGGCTGCCGGTAGCGCGTACAAGTGTTTTAAGGAACGGATGGTGACGAAGGCCTACCTCGCTCTG GTCAGGGGCCACGTGAGTGAAAGCAGAATGACGATCCGTTATGCCATAGGGAAGAACACGACAGAGGGCATGACCCACATGATGTGTATTGAAGGGACAGAAG GCTGCGAAAATCCAAAGCCTTGCCAGTCAGAGCTAAGCGTCCTCGAGCATGGTTCATACAGTGGTGACCCGGCAACTAAAGTGCTTCTACAACCACTGACGG GCCGGACACACCAGCTCCGGGTTCACTGCAGTGCCGCTGGACACCCCATAGTGGGAGACTTCACGTACAGCTTTAAGAAGGACAGTAACCCGTACAGAATGATGCTCCATGCCTCCTACCTGCGGATTCCTACCAGGAAGGAACTGATTGAGGTGAATGCTCCTGACCCCTTTCTGACCTCTCTGGATAGCAACTGGGTCCCTCACCACACTGTGCACCGACTGGACGAGATGCTTCAGGAATTGAAGGACAAGACTATCCGGgtagaggaagaggagaggaaccAGGAAGCATTGCTTCGTAGTGGAGGAGAAGAGATGCCGAGCAAAGCCAAGAGCCTGGAGACGGAGGAAGAACGAGCCCAGTGTGAGCAGTGGTTGGCGGAGTGGGCCTTGGCATGA